One Vespula pensylvanica isolate Volc-1 chromosome 1, ASM1446617v1, whole genome shotgun sequence genomic region harbors:
- the LOC122632537 gene encoding synaptic vesicular amine transporter isoform X1, translating into MTLENLKRSRMIIVTVVYVSLFLDNVLLTVVVPIIPDYLCSLDGKNSTSAIEDENGRVGFLLSSKAFVQLILNPAVGSFTGAFGYARPLFLGNLCLLLAALLFAFGQTYEILFLARSIQGISSACIGVSGMSLVASQYPEEDQRSKIMGFVLGSIALGVLLGYPIGSILYDLEGKMAPFLLVSCLIVVLICLQILTLDIQTDIESSNHETDWRQLLSDPFVIIIAGAIWCSTSPMAILEPCLPIWLRTHIKPKKWQLGTVFIPDSVGYLIGTNFFGMIAYRYGRSRVAILAMLLVGITAILIPSAMTMSQLIFPHFGMGLGIGIADAALVPLLASLVDQNGNYGPVYSIQQVAVSLAYFLGPIMGGELVREIGFRWVMRIIGVANIIYCPILLFLALRKKKSLSKEDKEKDYDTFHKGLMKYEKFQNLDDDL; encoded by the exons ATGACATTGGAGAATTTGAAGAGATCTCGCATGATCATCGTGACAGTAGTGTATGTTAGTCTCTTCTTAGACAACGTTCTTCTAACGGTGGTCG tgccGATCATCCCAGATTATCTTTGTTCACTCGATGGAAAGAATAGCACCAGTGCTATCGAAGATGAGAATGGTAGAGTTGGTTTCCTTCTTAGTTCGAAGGCTTTCGTCCAATTGATTCTTAATCCAGCTGTTGGAAGTTTCACCGGTGCTTTTGGATACGCAAGACCTTTGTTTTTGGGAAATCTTTGTCTTTTATTGGCCGCACTGT tATTTGCATTTGGACAAACATATGAAATACTTTTCCTGGCAAGAAGCATTCAAGGAATATCATCGGCTTGCATTGGTGTATCCGGAATGTCCCTGGTAGCCTCACAATATCCTGAAGAAGACCAAAGATCAAAGATCATGGGATTTGTTCTTGGAAGTATCGCCTTGGGTGTTCTTCTTGGATATCCGATAGGTTCTATTCTTTATGATTTGGAAGGAAAAATGGCACCCTTTTTGCTGGTCTCCTGCCTCATCGTCGTTTTGATAT GTCTACAGATATTAACGCTCGACATTCAGACTGACATAGAA TCGTCTAATCATGAAACAGACTGGAGACAGCTATTATCAGATccatttgttataataatcgCTGGTGCAATTTGGTGTTCGACTTCACCAATGGCTATCTTGGAACCATGTTTACCAATTTGGCTTCGTACCCATATCAAACCTAAG AAATGGCAACTAGGAACAGTCTTCATACCGGATAGCGTTGGATATTTAATAGGCACAAACTTTTTCGGTATGATAGCCTATCGTTATGGACGCAGTAGAGTCGCCATCTTGGCTATGTTACTGGTTGGCATTACCGCCATTTTGATACCATCGGCAATGACCATGTCGCAATTGATATTTCCACATTTCGGAATGGGTTTGGGCATTGGTATAGCTGACGCCGCTTTGGTACCATTGTTGGCTAGCTTAGTTGATCAAAATGGCAACTACGGCCCCGTTTACTCGATCCAACAGGTCGCTGTAAGCCTTGCTTATTTTCTgg gACCAATCATGGGCGGAGAGTTGGTAAGGGAAATTGGATTTCGATGGGTCATGAGGATCATAGGTGTAGCAAATATAATCTACTGTCcgatacttt
- the LOC122632537 gene encoding synaptic vesicular amine transporter isoform X2, with amino-acid sequence MTLENLKRSRMIIVTVVYVSLFLDNVLLTVVVPIIPDYLCSLDGKNSTSAIEDENGRVGFLLSSKAFVQLILNPAVGSFTGAFGYARPLFLGNLCLLLAALLFAFGQTYEILFLARSIQGISSACIGVSGMSLVASQYPEEDQRSKIMGFVLGSIALGVLLGYPIGLQILTLDIQTDIESSNHETDWRQLLSDPFVIIIAGAIWCSTSPMAILEPCLPIWLRTHIKPKKWQLGTVFIPDSVGYLIGTNFFGMIAYRYGRSRVAILAMLLVGITAILIPSAMTMSQLIFPHFGMGLGIGIADAALVPLLASLVDQNGNYGPVYSIQQVAVSLAYFLGPIMGGELVREIGFRWVMRIIGVANIIYCPILLFLALRKKKSLSKEDKEKDYDTFHKGLMKYEKFQNLDDDL; translated from the exons ATGACATTGGAGAATTTGAAGAGATCTCGCATGATCATCGTGACAGTAGTGTATGTTAGTCTCTTCTTAGACAACGTTCTTCTAACGGTGGTCG tgccGATCATCCCAGATTATCTTTGTTCACTCGATGGAAAGAATAGCACCAGTGCTATCGAAGATGAGAATGGTAGAGTTGGTTTCCTTCTTAGTTCGAAGGCTTTCGTCCAATTGATTCTTAATCCAGCTGTTGGAAGTTTCACCGGTGCTTTTGGATACGCAAGACCTTTGTTTTTGGGAAATCTTTGTCTTTTATTGGCCGCACTGT tATTTGCATTTGGACAAACATATGAAATACTTTTCCTGGCAAGAAGCATTCAAGGAATATCATCGGCTTGCATTGGTGTATCCGGAATGTCCCTGGTAGCCTCACAATATCCTGAAGAAGACCAAAGATCAAAGATCATGGGATTTGTTCTTGGAAGTATCGCCTTGGGTGTTCTTCTTGGATATCCGATAG GTCTACAGATATTAACGCTCGACATTCAGACTGACATAGAA TCGTCTAATCATGAAACAGACTGGAGACAGCTATTATCAGATccatttgttataataatcgCTGGTGCAATTTGGTGTTCGACTTCACCAATGGCTATCTTGGAACCATGTTTACCAATTTGGCTTCGTACCCATATCAAACCTAAG AAATGGCAACTAGGAACAGTCTTCATACCGGATAGCGTTGGATATTTAATAGGCACAAACTTTTTCGGTATGATAGCCTATCGTTATGGACGCAGTAGAGTCGCCATCTTGGCTATGTTACTGGTTGGCATTACCGCCATTTTGATACCATCGGCAATGACCATGTCGCAATTGATATTTCCACATTTCGGAATGGGTTTGGGCATTGGTATAGCTGACGCCGCTTTGGTACCATTGTTGGCTAGCTTAGTTGATCAAAATGGCAACTACGGCCCCGTTTACTCGATCCAACAGGTCGCTGTAAGCCTTGCTTATTTTCTgg gACCAATCATGGGCGGAGAGTTGGTAAGGGAAATTGGATTTCGATGGGTCATGAGGATCATAGGTGTAGCAAATATAATCTACTGTCcgatacttt
- the LOC122632491 gene encoding protein bride of sevenless isoform X1: MSRFPMMNILLFLLILNFDTLVLTMEERVVCGKNRTLVEIPGEAMLSVFVDVNYGTFCNVTSIKGYEEISTAIFVVQTLNKLEYVPDLTLGLRIFDTCKEEIKVYKQTLQAAVDIDCAENYEMGVLVPAIYNNILEPLYNFSLLPISSYREQNLTKPLINIMVHYISTRFESIDLVLTNSDFVLDYFFDAAKTSGICVKNYKDIQELEENVTDALIVVIGDVDDIKQTIEKGEKVEGPRKTWIVLPLDRSHVDDLMPSGSYVIKAVSFDIDAKEELRSIEKFSEKSTNSVTHSPHLLGIGKAVIELAGLLHDLRKRSCPRGNVSCVMPRFTPHTRQDIKNSEIYETLQVLPKAQSIKYIVSMKNHQDSFVDVATYNIEPNKFRILPEKKISRMPKLCLRKFANNCEQCANFQRRSVSRDLIRGTSEDGFLKAGTWIPIFLTVAVSGTFACIVIIVFILYRYFVEDVLDGNPTLTIVLILGNIFTLQTVLPFCMNDDQYSSREHLNSRKIFVTTLAFGLLFSVMLSRALFLAFSTGGLFTTHINGYLQGLMVFFVFGVQIAISTSYFFLSTLDSAIVVRSLIFIALLGYDIFLLAMLFVVCCFIAHIQRNYREGKCFFGTVIGLVVSWAIWVTSFILMEPEIRDTVVCFGILATAYLIIIGILIPRTYYMMTNLPRGIDFRPRCDPAVDLTSDPRANAFARQNRAFYDYVHPMGAGSTSNLQAPSLYPNYYGSSSPDPRSLNRCRSPDPRRTPGYNNYGFRPEMREIENSYGVPRVYVENIDPQSSPIERSNVDSAYALPKSQRKKKKKLILEEKDCIETDVYVENRLSSNRRDQHDESYPSRCATPKMGQTEATICEDEEDLDINRITRF; this comes from the exons ATGTCAAGATTTCCGATGATGAACATATTGCTCTTCCTTTTGATACTAAACTTTGACACGCTCGTTCTTACGATGGAGGAGCGAGTAGTATGTGGAAAAAATCGAACACTCGTAGAGATACCAGGAGAGGCAATGTTATCCG TTTTCGTCGACGTGAATTATGGGACCTTTTGTAACGTCACGTCTATCAAAGGATACGAAGAAATTTCAACAGCGATTTTCGTCGTACAAACCTTAAACAAATTGGAATACGTGCCCGATTTAACGTTGG gaTTAAGGATCTTCGATACATGCAAGGAAGAGATTAAAGTTTATAAGCAAACTTTACAAGCTGCTGTTGATATTGATTGTGctgaaaattatgaaatggGAGTCCTTGTACCTgccatttataataatattctcgaGCCCTTGTATAATTTTAGTCTCTTACCTATCAGTTCTTACAGAGAACAGAATTTGACGAAGCCATTGATCAATATTATGGTGCATTATATCAGTACAAGATTCGAATCTATCGATCTGGTCCTAACCAATTCTGATTTTGTATTGGATTATTTCTTCGATGCAGCAAAAACCTCTGGTATATGTGTAAAGAACTACAAGGACATTCAGGAATTGGAGGAAAACGTTACCGACGCTCTGATCGTTGTTATCGGAGACGTCGACGATATCAAACAGACaattgaaaaaggagaaaaggtcGAAGGACCTAGAAAAACGTGGATCGTTTTACCACTCGACAGGTCGCATGTTGATG ATCTGATGCCATCAGGATCGTACGTAATAAAAGCGGTATCCTTCGATATCGATGCAAAGGAAgaacttcgatcgatcgaaaagttttcCGAAAAAAGTACAAATTCGGTTACACATTCACCACATCTTTTAGGTATTGGTAAAGCTGTAATCGAGTTGGCAGGACTTTTACACGATTTACGAAAGAGAAGTTGTCCTCGAGGAAACGTATCTTGCGTGATGCCTCGATTCACTCCTCACACTCGtcaagatattaaaaattcagaGATTTACGAAACTCTGCAAGTTTTGCCGAAAGCTCAGTCGATCAAATATATCGTTTCTATGAAAAATCATCAGGACTCGTTCGTCGATGTTGCGACGTATAATATCGAGCcaaataaatttcgaatattaccggaaaaaaaaatttcgagaatGCCAAAACTCTGTTTGAGAAAATTTGCTAACAATTGCGAGCAATGTGCAAACTTCCAAAGAAGATCCGTTTCACGCGATCTAATTAGAg GTACATCAGAAGATGGTTTCTTAAAGGCAGGAACCTGGATACCAATTTTCTTAACGGTTGCTGTTAGCGGTACTTTTGCTtgtatcgtcatcatcgtatttattctttatcgttatttcGTGGAGGATGTACTAGATGGAAATCCAACGTTAACGATCGTTCTGATATtaggaaatatatttacattgcaAACGGTTTTACCATTTTGCATGAACGACGATCAATATAGCTCTCGAGAGCATTTGAACTCAAGGAAGATCTTCGTGACGACGTTAGCCTTTGGCCTGCTCTTTTCAGTGATGTTGTCGAGAGCCCTATTCCTAGCATTCTCTACGGGTGGTCTATTTACCACTCACATAAACGGTTACCTCCAGGGGCTAATGGTGTTCTTCGTGTTCGGTGTACAAATCGCCATATCGACcagttatttctttctcagcACCCTCGACTCTGCTATCGTAGTCAGGAGTCTCATTTTTATTGCCCTCTTAG GTTACGATATATTCTTACTGGCGATGTTATTCGTCGTTTGCTGTTTCATCGCTCACATACAAAGAAATTATCGCGAAGGGAAGTGCTTTTTTGGAACAGTGATTGGCTTAGTTGTTAGCTGGGCTATCTGGGTGACGTCTTTCATCCTGATGGAACCGGAAATTCGGGACACGGTGGTCTGTTTTGGTATATTGGCTACGGCCTATCTAATCATCATCGGTATTCTTATTCCGAGAACTTATTACATGATGACAAACTTGCCAAGAGGGATAGACTTTAGACCAAGATGCGATCCTGCCGTTGATTTAACATCCGATCCAAGAGCGAACGCTTTTGCTAGGCAG AATCGAGCATTCTACGATTACGTCCATCCCATGGGTGCTGGTAGTACAAGTAATCTACAAGCTCCATCTTTATATCCAAATTATTACGGTAGTTCAAGTCCAGATCCAAGGTCACTGAATCGCTGCAGGAGTCCTGATCCCAGGAGGACACCAGGTTACAATAATTATGGTTTTCGTCCGGAGATGAGAGAAATTGAGAATTCTTATGGCGTACCACGTGTATACGTCGAAAATATTGAC CCTCAAAGCAGCCCTATCGAGAGGAGCAACGTAGATTCGGCTTATGCTTTACCGAAGTctcaacgaaagaaaaagaagaaattaatactaGAGGAGAAAGATTGTATCGAGACGGACGTTTACGTAGAGAACAGATTATCATCAAACCGAAGAGATCAGCACGACGAATCGTATCCTTCGAGATGTGCCACTCCGAAAATGGGACAAACAGAAGCAACGATTTGTGAAGATGAGGAGGACTTAGATATTAACAGAATAACAAGATTTTGA
- the LOC122632491 gene encoding protein bride of sevenless isoform X2: MSRFPMMNILLFLLILNFDTLVLTMEERVVCGKNRTLVEIPGEAMLSVFVDVNYGTFCNVTSIKGYEEISTAIFVVQTLNKLEYVPDLTLGLRIFDTCKEEIKVYKQTLQAAVDIDCAENYEMGVLVPAIYNNILEPLYNFSLLPISSYREQNLTKPLINIMVHYISTRFESIDLVLTNSDFVLDYFFDAAKTSGICVKNYKDIQELEENVTDALIVVIGDVDDIKQTIEKGEKVEGPRKTWIVLPLDRSHVDDLMPSGSYVIKAVSFDIDAKEELRSIEKFSEKSTNSVTHSPHLLGIGKAVIELAGLLHDLRKRSCPRGNVSCVMPRFTPHTRQDIKNSEIYETLQVLPKAQSIKYIVSMKNHQDSFVDVATYNIEPNKFRILPEKKISRMPKLCLRKFANNCEQCANFQRRSVSRDLIRGTSEDGFLKAGTWIPIFLTVAVSGTFACIVIIVFILYRYFVEDVLDGNPTLTIVLILGNIFTLQTVLPFCMNDDQYSSREHLNSRKIFVTTLAFGLLFSVMLSRALFLAFSTGGLFTTHINGYLQGLMVFFVFGVQIAISTSYFFLSTLDSAIVVRSLIFIALLGYDIFLLAMLFVVCCFIAHIQRNYREGKCFFGTVIGLVVSWAIWVTSFILMEPEIRDTVVCFGILATAYLIIIGILIPRTYYMMTNLPRGIDFRPRCDPAVDLTSDPRANAFARQNRAFYDYVHPMGAGSTSNLQAPSLYPNYYGSSSPDPRSLNRCRSPDPRRTPGYNNYGFRPEMREIENSYGVPRVYVENIDWRYVLASKQPYREEQRRFGLCFTEVSTKEKEEINTRGERLYRDGRLRREQIIIKPKRSARRIVSFEMCHSENGTNRSNDL; encoded by the exons ATGTCAAGATTTCCGATGATGAACATATTGCTCTTCCTTTTGATACTAAACTTTGACACGCTCGTTCTTACGATGGAGGAGCGAGTAGTATGTGGAAAAAATCGAACACTCGTAGAGATACCAGGAGAGGCAATGTTATCCG TTTTCGTCGACGTGAATTATGGGACCTTTTGTAACGTCACGTCTATCAAAGGATACGAAGAAATTTCAACAGCGATTTTCGTCGTACAAACCTTAAACAAATTGGAATACGTGCCCGATTTAACGTTGG gaTTAAGGATCTTCGATACATGCAAGGAAGAGATTAAAGTTTATAAGCAAACTTTACAAGCTGCTGTTGATATTGATTGTGctgaaaattatgaaatggGAGTCCTTGTACCTgccatttataataatattctcgaGCCCTTGTATAATTTTAGTCTCTTACCTATCAGTTCTTACAGAGAACAGAATTTGACGAAGCCATTGATCAATATTATGGTGCATTATATCAGTACAAGATTCGAATCTATCGATCTGGTCCTAACCAATTCTGATTTTGTATTGGATTATTTCTTCGATGCAGCAAAAACCTCTGGTATATGTGTAAAGAACTACAAGGACATTCAGGAATTGGAGGAAAACGTTACCGACGCTCTGATCGTTGTTATCGGAGACGTCGACGATATCAAACAGACaattgaaaaaggagaaaaggtcGAAGGACCTAGAAAAACGTGGATCGTTTTACCACTCGACAGGTCGCATGTTGATG ATCTGATGCCATCAGGATCGTACGTAATAAAAGCGGTATCCTTCGATATCGATGCAAAGGAAgaacttcgatcgatcgaaaagttttcCGAAAAAAGTACAAATTCGGTTACACATTCACCACATCTTTTAGGTATTGGTAAAGCTGTAATCGAGTTGGCAGGACTTTTACACGATTTACGAAAGAGAAGTTGTCCTCGAGGAAACGTATCTTGCGTGATGCCTCGATTCACTCCTCACACTCGtcaagatattaaaaattcagaGATTTACGAAACTCTGCAAGTTTTGCCGAAAGCTCAGTCGATCAAATATATCGTTTCTATGAAAAATCATCAGGACTCGTTCGTCGATGTTGCGACGTATAATATCGAGCcaaataaatttcgaatattaccggaaaaaaaaatttcgagaatGCCAAAACTCTGTTTGAGAAAATTTGCTAACAATTGCGAGCAATGTGCAAACTTCCAAAGAAGATCCGTTTCACGCGATCTAATTAGAg GTACATCAGAAGATGGTTTCTTAAAGGCAGGAACCTGGATACCAATTTTCTTAACGGTTGCTGTTAGCGGTACTTTTGCTtgtatcgtcatcatcgtatttattctttatcgttatttcGTGGAGGATGTACTAGATGGAAATCCAACGTTAACGATCGTTCTGATATtaggaaatatatttacattgcaAACGGTTTTACCATTTTGCATGAACGACGATCAATATAGCTCTCGAGAGCATTTGAACTCAAGGAAGATCTTCGTGACGACGTTAGCCTTTGGCCTGCTCTTTTCAGTGATGTTGTCGAGAGCCCTATTCCTAGCATTCTCTACGGGTGGTCTATTTACCACTCACATAAACGGTTACCTCCAGGGGCTAATGGTGTTCTTCGTGTTCGGTGTACAAATCGCCATATCGACcagttatttctttctcagcACCCTCGACTCTGCTATCGTAGTCAGGAGTCTCATTTTTATTGCCCTCTTAG GTTACGATATATTCTTACTGGCGATGTTATTCGTCGTTTGCTGTTTCATCGCTCACATACAAAGAAATTATCGCGAAGGGAAGTGCTTTTTTGGAACAGTGATTGGCTTAGTTGTTAGCTGGGCTATCTGGGTGACGTCTTTCATCCTGATGGAACCGGAAATTCGGGACACGGTGGTCTGTTTTGGTATATTGGCTACGGCCTATCTAATCATCATCGGTATTCTTATTCCGAGAACTTATTACATGATGACAAACTTGCCAAGAGGGATAGACTTTAGACCAAGATGCGATCCTGCCGTTGATTTAACATCCGATCCAAGAGCGAACGCTTTTGCTAGGCAG AATCGAGCATTCTACGATTACGTCCATCCCATGGGTGCTGGTAGTACAAGTAATCTACAAGCTCCATCTTTATATCCAAATTATTACGGTAGTTCAAGTCCAGATCCAAGGTCACTGAATCGCTGCAGGAGTCCTGATCCCAGGAGGACACCAGGTTACAATAATTATGGTTTTCGTCCGGAGATGAGAGAAATTGAGAATTCTTATGGCGTACCACGTGTATACGTCGAAAATATTGAC TGGCGTTATGTTTTAGCCTCAAAGCAGCCCTATCGAGAGGAGCAACGTAGATTCGGCTTATGCTTTACCGAAGTctcaacgaaagaaaaagaagaaattaatactaGAGGAGAAAGATTGTATCGAGACGGACGTTTACGTAGAGAACAGATTATCATCAAACCGAAGAGATCAGCACGACGAATCGTATCCTTCGAGATGTGCCACTCCGAAAATGGGACAAACAGAAGCAACGATTTGTGA
- the LOC122632518 gene encoding lysyl oxidase homolog 2A isoform X1 produces the protein MRLNNLLSERRLLVLMTIVSALFDLYVIADDDNVSTMVRAKKARMVKKLKRDFRKLKKQEGAIKLVGGENGDYEGNIEILHEGKWGSICDDEWDYLEANVVCRQLGFDGAIKPTTNSHFGQARRKYWMDNIYCDGTEEELSKCRFDGWGNSDCESNEAAGVICSHEEEKSSLSSSLKEKQAKSRIKDMHQQGMALRLAGGRVHNEGRLEIKLGTADWGVVCGDGWSLFEAGVVCRQLGLGYASDATQSNYFVGETIPIAISGIRCHGDEKNLVECLHDRISDCPGMNENVAGVVCSRDMPDLIFDHIELMRTAHLEDRQLYWLQCAMEENCVASRAYKVQKESYNWHFESRRLLRFTARILNAGTADFRPAVPKHLWEWHMCHMHYHSMEVFATFDIIDSSGNKVAEGHKASFCLEDNQCIPGVEPRYKCANYGDQGISVNCSDIYKHNIDCQWVDISELEPGQYTLKVAVNPEFKVGEMSFDNNAAICRLLYTETFATVHSCVMGRP, from the exons ATGagattgaataatttattaagcgAGAGAAGGCTGCTCGTTTTAATGACGATCGTATCGGCTTTGTTTGATCTTTACGTGATCGCCGATGACGATAATGTATCAACTATGGTACGTGCTAAAAAGGCACGGATGGTGAAGAAGCTAAAAAGAGATTTCCGAAAATTGAAGAAGCAAGAGGGTGCGATAAAGTTGGTTGGTGGTGAGAATGGTGATTACGAAG GAAATATAGAGATATTGCACGAGGGTAAATGGGGCAGTATTTGCGACGACGAATGGGATTATTTGGAGGCCAATGTGGTTTGCAGGCAATTAGGGTTCGACGGTGCAATTAAACCAACGACCAACAGTCATTTTGGACAGGCCAGAA gaaaATACTGGATGGATAACATTTATTGCGACGGTACAGAAGAGGAACTTTCCAAATGTCGTTTTGATGGATGGGGAAATTCTGATTGCGAGAGTAACGAAGCTGCCGGTGTTATTTGTTctcacgaagaagaaaaatcgtcatTGTCTTCCTctttgaaagagaaacaagcaAAGTCGAGGATCAAGGATATGCATCAGCAGGGCATGGCCTTACGATTGGCTGGAGGTCGAGTTCATAACGAGGGTAGACTTGAAATTAAACTGGGAACAGCTG ATTGGGGTGTCGTATGTGGCGACGGCTGGTCCCTCTTCGAAGCAGGGGTGGTCTGTCGTCAACTAGGCCTTGGCTACGCCTCCGACGCGACACAAAGCAACTATTTTGTCGGCGAGACTATACCCATAGCGATTAGTGGTATACGGTGTCATGGGGATGAAAAGAATCTGGTTGAATGTTTACACGATAGAATTTCTGATTGTCCAG gTATGAACGAGAACGTAGCAGGTGTAGTGTGTTCTCGAGATATGCCTGATCTCATTTTTGATCATATCGAGTTAATGAGGACAGCTCATTTGGAGGATCGTCAGCTTTACTGGCTTCAATGTGCTATGGAAGAAAATTGCGTGGCTTCGCGTGCCTACAAAGTTCAAAAGGAATCATATAATTGGCATTTTGAGAGCAGAAGGCTCTTGAGGTTCACCGCAAGGATTTTAAATGCCGGAACCGCTGACTTCCGACCAGCTGTACCTAAACATTTATGGGAATGGCACATGTGTCACAT GCATTATCACTCTATGGAAGTCTTTGCTACATTTGACATCATCGACTCGAGTGGCAACAAAGTGGCAGAGGGTCACAAAGCATCCTTTTGTTTGGAAGATAATCAATGTATTCCAGGAGTTGAGCCACG ATATAAATGTGCAAATTACGGTGACCAAGGAATCTCCGTTAATTGTAGCgacatatacaaacataatATCGATTGTCAGTGGGTAGACATTTCCGAGTTAGAACCAGGACAATATACGCTTaag gTCGCCGTCAACCCAGAGTTTAAGGTCGGCGAAATGTCGTTCGACAATAACGCAGCGATTTGTCGTTTGCTTTATACCGAAACATTCGCAACAGTGCATAGTTGCGTCATGGGACGACCTTGA
- the LOC122632518 gene encoding lysyl oxidase homolog 3A isoform X2: MRLNNLLSERRLLVLMTIVSALFDLYVIADDDNVSTMVRAKKARMVKKLKRDFRKLKKQEGAIKLVGGENGDYEGKYWMDNIYCDGTEEELSKCRFDGWGNSDCESNEAAGVICSHEEEKSSLSSSLKEKQAKSRIKDMHQQGMALRLAGGRVHNEGRLEIKLGTADWGVVCGDGWSLFEAGVVCRQLGLGYASDATQSNYFVGETIPIAISGIRCHGDEKNLVECLHDRISDCPGMNENVAGVVCSRDMPDLIFDHIELMRTAHLEDRQLYWLQCAMEENCVASRAYKVQKESYNWHFESRRLLRFTARILNAGTADFRPAVPKHLWEWHMCHMHYHSMEVFATFDIIDSSGNKVAEGHKASFCLEDNQCIPGVEPRYKCANYGDQGISVNCSDIYKHNIDCQWVDISELEPGQYTLKVAVNPEFKVGEMSFDNNAAICRLLYTETFATVHSCVMGRP; this comes from the exons ATGagattgaataatttattaagcgAGAGAAGGCTGCTCGTTTTAATGACGATCGTATCGGCTTTGTTTGATCTTTACGTGATCGCCGATGACGATAATGTATCAACTATGGTACGTGCTAAAAAGGCACGGATGGTGAAGAAGCTAAAAAGAGATTTCCGAAAATTGAAGAAGCAAGAGGGTGCGATAAAGTTGGTTGGTGGTGAGAATGGTGATTACGAAG gaaaATACTGGATGGATAACATTTATTGCGACGGTACAGAAGAGGAACTTTCCAAATGTCGTTTTGATGGATGGGGAAATTCTGATTGCGAGAGTAACGAAGCTGCCGGTGTTATTTGTTctcacgaagaagaaaaatcgtcatTGTCTTCCTctttgaaagagaaacaagcaAAGTCGAGGATCAAGGATATGCATCAGCAGGGCATGGCCTTACGATTGGCTGGAGGTCGAGTTCATAACGAGGGTAGACTTGAAATTAAACTGGGAACAGCTG ATTGGGGTGTCGTATGTGGCGACGGCTGGTCCCTCTTCGAAGCAGGGGTGGTCTGTCGTCAACTAGGCCTTGGCTACGCCTCCGACGCGACACAAAGCAACTATTTTGTCGGCGAGACTATACCCATAGCGATTAGTGGTATACGGTGTCATGGGGATGAAAAGAATCTGGTTGAATGTTTACACGATAGAATTTCTGATTGTCCAG gTATGAACGAGAACGTAGCAGGTGTAGTGTGTTCTCGAGATATGCCTGATCTCATTTTTGATCATATCGAGTTAATGAGGACAGCTCATTTGGAGGATCGTCAGCTTTACTGGCTTCAATGTGCTATGGAAGAAAATTGCGTGGCTTCGCGTGCCTACAAAGTTCAAAAGGAATCATATAATTGGCATTTTGAGAGCAGAAGGCTCTTGAGGTTCACCGCAAGGATTTTAAATGCCGGAACCGCTGACTTCCGACCAGCTGTACCTAAACATTTATGGGAATGGCACATGTGTCACAT GCATTATCACTCTATGGAAGTCTTTGCTACATTTGACATCATCGACTCGAGTGGCAACAAAGTGGCAGAGGGTCACAAAGCATCCTTTTGTTTGGAAGATAATCAATGTATTCCAGGAGTTGAGCCACG ATATAAATGTGCAAATTACGGTGACCAAGGAATCTCCGTTAATTGTAGCgacatatacaaacataatATCGATTGTCAGTGGGTAGACATTTCCGAGTTAGAACCAGGACAATATACGCTTaag gTCGCCGTCAACCCAGAGTTTAAGGTCGGCGAAATGTCGTTCGACAATAACGCAGCGATTTGTCGTTTGCTTTATACCGAAACATTCGCAACAGTGCATAGTTGCGTCATGGGACGACCTTGA